ACCGCCTACGAAGAACAAATCCGCTCTCTAATTGACATCTACCGCTACGAAGGCTACCTTCCCGACGCTCGCTCGTCAAACTACAACGGCCGCACACAAGGTGGTTCCAACGCAGACAATATCCTCGCTGATGCTTACGTGAAAGGTGTCCGTGGCGCGGTAGACTGGGAAGATGGGTACAGGGCCATGCTGAAGGACGCGGAGGTTACGCCGGCAAACGAACCCGTTGATTCCATGGCGCCCGACTCCTCGACTAAAGAAGGGAGAGGGGCGTTGCCGGATTGGAAGGCGTTGGGGTATATCACGCCGAAGTATAGTCGGGCTGTTACGCGTGCGGTGGAGTATTCATGCAACGACTTTGGACTGTACCAGGTTGCTTCTGGGTTGGGAAAGAGCGATGATGCGGAGAAGTACTTGAATCGATCCCGCAACTGGCGGAATCATTTCAACTCTGGCCAGACTTCATTGGGGTTCAAGGGGTTCGTGGTCCCGCGTAACTCGTCGGGATTTATCGAAACGGATCCCCTCAATGACAGCGGATACTGGAGCGACCCGTATTATGAGGCAAGCTCATGGGCATACACCTGGGCCGCCGTGCACGATATGAAACACATGATCGAGCTAATGGGCGGACGCCAAACCGTGCTCAACCGACTAGACACCATGTTCACGCCAGGCGCTGATGGCTCTGACTCGGGGATGATTTTTGATCCTACTAATGAACCGTACGTCCCTTCCCCAGATGCTACACCCTCCACTTGGCTCTTGCTAATAAAGAAGAATGTTCAACATCCCCTACCTCTATCACTACATCTCCCGCCCCGACCTCTCAACACTCCGCTCCCGCCGCATCGCCAAAGAACACTACTCAACTGGCAAATCCGGCCTTCCCGGAAACTCCGACGCCGGCGCCATGCAATCCTGGCTGCTCTGGAACATGATTGGTCTGTACCCGATAACCGGACAGACGACTTTCCTGATCCACGCGCCGTGGTTCGAGTCTCTTGCTGTTGATTTGGGGGACGGGAAGACGTTAGAAGTTACTGCGAGGGGCGGCGATGCCGATGGTGATGGGGAGAAGGTTTATGTGCAGGGATTGAAGGTTAATGGGgagaggtggaggaggagttGGGTGGATTGGAGTGATGTTTTTGAAAGTGGTGGCAAGTTGGAGTTTGAGTTGGGAAGTAGGGCTGTTAATTGGACGGATGGGAAGGTGCCGCCTAGTCCGGCGTCGTGATGCGTTTGAATGTATGTATTTTGAGTGAAGATGAAGTTGTAGTAGTACTGAGTACCGAAGAGACTTGTCAATTATGTCTCGCAGATAGATATAGGAATCGTAAACTTGATATCATCATATCAGGCAAACATCTGCAAATAACATGACCAGAAAGATCAGATACCAGGGCAGAGTCAAGGACAATTTCTGCCTATCGTCGCGGACACAAGGGCCAAATCTTCCCAGAATTCCCTCTCATTCAACAAACAAGCATCACTCGCATCTACAGATAATAGCTCTACTCGCACCACAGAACATATGGCCATGGACTGGATCACCTCCGTCGAGGACCTGCTCCGTATGCAGGAACATCAACGTGCTTCGCAccattgggcttcttcagCTCCTGGTACTGGCACTAGTGCTGGTACTACCACTTCAACTGCTACTACTGCTTCAAGCTCTACTGCTACCACTAACGCCAAAGCAGCATCAAATTCAGCGTTGCCGTGGTATGATGCGCACGGCTGGTCTTTAAAACCCTTGTTGGAAACGGGCAGTGCAACCAATTGTTGATGGTGCTGCGAAGGGACACGATATCGACAGTTGGTCAGGAGTCAGTCAAATAGCTTCATTCCTGAATTAGATGATATAGAATTCCGCCttcttggtttcttttcctttaCTACTGGTATTCTACCTGAGACATGACTAGAATCCCAGACGTCCAGACATTCACGCATCCTTGACGGTGACAAAGATATCAACCCTACTATTACTACACAGACAGAGTATTCAAAACCCGTTTACCCCATAAGaacctctccctctccctcttctaTCTCACCTTCAACCATTTGGATCATCTACAGTTCACAGCTATCGACTACCAACTACCAAAAATACCGCCTCGCCATGGACTGGATTACGTCTGCCGAAAACATCCTCCACATCCAAGAACGACAACGCTTGCCGCCTAAGCATTCATACCCCGAGGCCGCTCCTCCTACTACTACTTTACCTGCCACTATGGCGACTCCTGCTACTTCGATTTCCAAAGCTACCACTGAAGCAGCATCGGCATCACCATTGCCGTGGCAGAAGCCGCATGGGTGGTTTGGAAGGCTAGTTTGCTTTATTAAGGCCAGAGCCGATAACAGACCTCGGCACGATTGTGTGTTGGGCTCTAGCTCTGGGAGTTTCAACAAGGCACCCTTATCCTGTCTTTCCTTTGTTACTATTGGTTGTTCAATGGGTATAATACGGGGTTTGATATCAACAGGTTGGATCCGGAAGGGTTGTACTAGTTTGGTTGGGAGAATAATGCACTCTCATTGGTTTTTTGGTATTCAGATTATACGTGGAACTAAAAGCACAGCTGCAAATATCAATCCTATCCCCGAACTGCCGCTTCCTAGAGGTCCTTTGCTATGTATGAACGGTTGCCTTGCCGGTGGTGATATCAGAATTGTGCGCTGATATCCAAGCAGATATATGCCTACTAAACACCTTCTCACCTCACCTCACTCACTCATCACATCACCAAATGATTAGGTGACAACTACCAACATCACAATcaacaagcaaagaaaatGTGCAAACCAAACTACATCTTCATTCCCacacccaaccccaaccacaaccacaaccacaaccacaacttCATAGACCAACTACACCAAGTCCACGAAGCACAACTCACACTAGCCTACAGCAGATGAAGCTGCAAAAGCAGAAACAGACATAGGGCGGCCATGGAAATGCCAGCGACGAGTGGtgttatttttttttttttttgaaggGTTGTCTAGGAGATGGTGTGGGAAGTGTTGATTTGGATTACATAGCTCGTTAAAGCTAAGCTCTGGGCTTCACAAGTTGCTCGGAAATGCGGTTAATATGAAGTGATGCATTCTCGTTCCTAAGCAGATGATATAAAACTCTATCCCAAACATGTttcatcttttcttttccggAACACCGAATCATGACAAATCAAACAGCAAAATACAAACCACGCTCAAATCCACTAAGCAGACTCAGATTCCGCCGTCGCATCCGCCGGCGCAATTTCAACGCCCTGGTGGCTAAGATCATGACGGTCCTTGAACACAGCAGTAATACCCTCCAAAcacccagcagcagcagcaaagaaACCAAGGAACGTCTTGCTAGGCGCAAGGACACGGCTCAGGTACTCCGGGTGGAACTGCACACCGACGTACCACTTGTGGTCCTTCAGCTCGACAATCTCCATTCGCTGGGCTGTCTCGTCTTTTCCAACAAAGTGCAGGCCAGCATTCTCCAAGGTCTCCACCATCTCTGGGTTGACCTCGTAGCGGTGGCGGTGGCGCTCCCAGatgtccttcttctcgccGTACAGCTTGCGGATGCGCGACCATTCGGTGCCGGGCTGAAAGACGGTGCGGCGCTTGCCCAGACGCATCGTCGCGCCCATCTTGGTCTTGTCGACTTCGGGCATGTACACAACGATGGGCTGCTCGCAGGTTTCGTCGAATTCGGCGCTGGAGGCCTTCTCCATGCCGCAGACGTTCTGGGCGTATTCCACCACGGCGAGTTGCATGCCCAGGCAGACTCCGAGATAGGGGATGTTGTTCATACGGGCCCAGCGGGCGGCCTTCATCATACCCTCTGTCCCGCGGGTGCCGAACCCACCGGGGACGAGAATGCCGTTGGCGGTGGAGACCGCGTGCCATGCCTTGTAGTACTCGGCCGGGGCAGTCTCCTGGGTACCCTCTTCAAGGTTGGAGGCGTCGATCCAGAGCAGATCCAATTTCTTCTTGCAGTGCATGGCGGCATGTTCCAACGCCTTGCTAACACTGAGATAGGAGTCGTGGAGGCTGGTGTACTTGCCGACAAGGGCAATCGTTACTGTTCCAAGGATCTGGTCCTGGCTTGTAGCAAGCCCCTGCCAGTCCTGCCAGATGGCCTTGCCGTAGTCCACAAGCTTGGGGTGTTTGGGAATAGTGTGAACTTCGAGGATGCGACTGAGGGTATTGAGGAACCCTTGGCTTtcaagaaggatgggaacCATGTAGGTGGTCGAAACGTTGTGCACACCAACAACCTGATCCCGCTCGACCTGGCATGAGTTGGCGATCTTCTGAATAGTGCTCTCAGCAAGAGGAGTCTCGCAACGGCAGGCAATCAGGTCAGGCCGAAGACCAGCACTGCGGACATCGCTGATAGCCCTTTGCGTCGGCTTCGTCTCTGCATTCATTAGCTCGTGCCCTGCAAAACCCATGTCCAAGTGACATACTCTGCTCTGAACCAATCAGCGGTGTATAGCTGACGTGAATCTGAAGGAAATTGTGCTGTCCAGCGCGTCGCTGAAGCTGGCTCATGGCCTCAATAAACGGAGCACTCTCAATATCACCAACCGTGCCACCCAGCTCAACTACAGCAATTAGCGATTATGCCATCTACACAGGTGATATACCAGAACACTCACCAATACAAACATCGGGCTCCCGACCCGAGTTATCCACTGGAATCCGCGCGACACGCTCAATCCAATCTTGAATAGCGTCCGTCAAGTGCGGCACAATCTGAACAGTCTTTCCAAGATAGTCACCGCGACGCTCACGCTCAATAACGTGCTGATAGATCTTGCCGGTGGTGACGTTCTGGTCGCGTGAGAGGGTGATATTGAGGTAACGCTCATAGTTTCCGAGATCTAGGTCAACTTCGCCGCCGTCGTCGAGGACGTAGACTTCACCGTGCCTTTATTGTGTTAACTTCGTTTTCCTGGGTATGGTACAGTATTCGAATGGGCTGGGATACGAACTCGATCGGCCTAAAGATGAAATGATCAGCACAGGACTCGACTTGCAATTgaattgaatggcacatggACATACGACATAAGACCGGCATCGATGTTCAGATAAGGATCGACCTTGATACTCGACACAGTAAGACCCAAAGTCTTCAACAAAAGACCACAGCTCGAGGCAATAATGCCCTTTCCCACGCCGGAGATAACACCTGAACAAAGATCAGTACTCGTCCTCGCCCACACAATTCTCAACGCAAAGGGGAGATaggcaaaaaaaagaaaaaaaaactcaCCTCCCGAAACAAGAATATACTTCATCTTGACTGAATATTCACAAACAAGCCCAAATTCCCTGGCTGGCAATtgccagggaagaaggggggagggaagaaaaaaagagggaCCAACACGAAGGGCTTCTActcgaaaaaaaaattaagaTTTCCGCATGTGGTGGGCGGTCGAGTGGCAGAATCTGGCGCCCCTCTTTTCTGCCGTTGGCTGCCGCtcaccgacttcattgactACAAGTAGTATGTACCAGAGATACTGCGCGATGAATTGGCCATTATGCATGCAAATGCGTTGAGGGGATGTGACTGGATGGTTGGTAATATACTTATTATTGCGCGGCGGGGTTATTTAGCGGGGTTGAGTCGGATTCATGGCGGGGGTGACTGGTGGGCGCAAGTCCAGGATCACTCGCGTTTCTTTATCTCAGTGCTTGTATCGACACCATATTCTCCAAGGATGAATAGATGATACGATAGGCCGAGACCCAATTGAATCCGTATGACCTGTTTCGAAGACATCGGTGTTGGAGACTGCAAAGGATCTGTGCCTATACAGAACAACCCGAAGGATTCCCATTCGGATCCCGGgcctggcttgacctgctaGTGCAGTAGAGACAAGTTCTTGTAGGTCAACAAGTGGATATAGAACCTGTAGGACGGAGTAATCTAGAGTAGCGTATAAGTAGAAAGCCAATTGGAGCAATATGCCCTTATTGGGTTCATTAAGAAATGAAGTCTACAGAATACCAGCATTCGCCCATTGAGTGAGCCTCAAGGAACAGCTATAGCAATCCTCCTTAAAAAGATACAGGAACAATCACATAACCTACTAGTACATTGCATTGACTACTAAAGTAATGAAATAACAACAAAAGAAATAATACAATTGTCCCAGCCCAGAGGGTATCATAGGCTGACTGTGGTCATTTTAGGTTACTTACATCCGAACACATAATAGAACACAAGCTTGGAGAACTTCCATCCAGGCTTACAATAAGAGGATTTGGTTGGTTGGGGGACGGGGGCATAACGTGTtgctcctttcttttttccttcttttttgGTTCTTCGGAACAGCTTTCTTTCAAATCCCTTTTTCTCTTAGATCGAATACTGTACATCCATCAAAAGAAAACGGAACATGGAAAGAAAGTCCATGTctaaataaaaaaagaaaggggcGCTCAAAACACAACAATATTACATTTACTGGCCCTCAAGCTCAGCCAGGATCTTCTCACCCTTGGCGCGGGCCGACGCGAAGTCACCAACCATGTAGAAAGCACCTAGTAAAGTTAGCATAATCCCAGACAGTAAAGAAACGGGGGGGGGGAAAGCTTACCCTCAGGAAGGTCGTCACCCTCGCCGTTGATGATGGCCTTGAAAGAGGCAATGGTGTCCTTCAGGTCGACGAGCTTACCCTCAATACCAGTGAAAACCTGGGCGACAGTGAAGGGCTGGCTCAGGAAACGCTGGAGCTTACGGGCACGCTCGACGGTGAGCTTGTCGGCCTCGGAAAGTTCGTCCATACCCAGAATGGCAATGATATCCTGGAGCGACTTGTACTCCTGGAGCATCTGCTGGACACGCGAGGCGGTGTTGTAGTGCTCCTCACCGACGATACGGGTGTCAAGCATACGCGACTTGGAGTCAAGAGGGTCGACAGCGGGGTAGATACCCAATTCGGAGATACCACGGGACAAGACAGTAGTGGCGTCCAAGTGAGCGAAGGTGGTAGCGGGGGCAGGGTCAGTCAAGTCATCAGCGGGCACGTAGACGGCCTGGACGGAGGTGATAGAGcccttggtggtggtggtaatACGCTCTTGCATAATACCCATGTCAATGGCCAGGGTGGGCTGGTAACCGACGGCAGAGGGGATACGACCCAGAAGGgcagacacctcagaaccgGCCTGGGTGAAACGGAAAATGTTGTCAATGAAGAGCAGCACGTCCTGACCCTCGATGTCACGGAAGTACTCGGCGATGGTAAGACCGGTAAGGGCGACACGGGCACGGGCACCTGGGGGCTCGTTCATCTGACCGAACACAAGGGACACCTTGGAGTCACCCTCGAGCTGAATGACACCAGTCTCCTGCATTTCGTGGTACAAGTCGTTACCCTCACGGGTACGCTCACCGACACCACAGAAGACGGAGTAACCACCGTGAGCCTTGGCaatgttgttctgtttttgTTAGATCGAAGCACATCGAAAGGGGAGGGAAAAAAACATACAATCAACTCCTGAATGAAGACGGTCTTACCGACACCGGCACCACCGAAGAGACCAATCTTACCACCACGGGCGTAGGGGGCAAGCAGGTCGACAACCTTGATACCAGTGACGAGAACCTCAGCCTCAGTGGACTGCTCGGTGAACGCCGGGGGCTCAGCGTGGATGGGGAGGTGGGTGGTGGCCTTGACGGGACCACGCTCGTCAATGGGGTCACCAGTGACGTTGACGATACGGCCGAGAGTACCAGGGCCGACGGGGATGGTGATGGGAGCACCGGTGTCGCGGGCGGCAGCACCACGGACGAGACCCTCGGTACCTGAGACGGGTGAGTTTCGATTCAATTGGGATGTCGAATTGTCAAACCCCAGATGGGAAGGGAGCAGACAACCCGATTGGGTAACCGGGACAAAGGAAGCTTACCATCCATAGCAATAGTACGGACGACA
This region of Aspergillus chevalieri M1 DNA, chromosome 4, nearly complete sequence genomic DNA includes:
- a CDS encoding alpha-1,2-mannosidase family protein (CAZy:GH92;~COG:L;~EggNog:ENOG410PI20;~InterPro:IPR041371,IPR014718,IPR012939,IPR008928, IPR005887;~PFAM:PF17678,PF07971;~SECRETED:SignalP(1-20);~go_function: GO:0030246 - carbohydrate binding [Evidence IEA];~go_process: GO:0005975 - carbohydrate metabolic process [Evidence IEA]) codes for the protein MAYKSMISTLALFPMTWAAAADLTSHVDPFMGSESGGNNFPGVARPFGMVKLGPDLYDAKSDAYSGYLSTGNFSGFSMMHEQGTGGAPKYGTVAQLPLVGKTIKDPLSNLTVERDGDDQAELGYYKAKTGEGVSVELGASAHAGMYRYGFPEGSQGNNVLVDVAHVLPSFRGQGLGQGYKGGNITVFADGHYEGSGVYDNGWNLSPDWAIYFCGYFDTTITSNKTYVGTDKDGSTEQPSGTASSASTSKRVGAVFSFNESEVTSRVGISWISTAKACRNVQDEIPAKTNFDTVVQDTKSEWNTKVLNKITTTNTNSTSLQLLYTSLYFMHLIPTNQTGENPNWTSNEPYYQDIFTFWDLFRCTTSLLQILQPTAYEEQIRSLIDIYRYEGYLPDARSSNYNGRTQGGSNADNILADAYVKGVRGAVDWEDGYRAMLKDAEVTPANEPVDSMAPDSSTKEGRGALPDWKALGYITPKYSRAVTRAVEYSCNDFGLYQVASGLGKSDDAEKYLNRSRNWRNHFNSGQTSLGFKGFVVPRNSSGFIETDPLNDSGYWSDPYYEASSWAYTWAAVHDMKHMIELMGGRQTVLNRLDTMFTPGADGSDSGMIFDPTNEPMFNIPYLYHYISRPDLSTLRSRRIAKEHYSTGKSGLPGNSDAGAMQSWLLWNMIGLYPITGQTTFLIHAPWFESLAVDLGDGKTLEVTARGGDADGDGEKVYVQGLKVNGERWRRSWVDWSDVFESGGKLEFELGSRAVNWTDGKVPPSPAS
- the URA7 gene encoding putative CTP synthase (BUSCO:EOG092620EL;~COG:F;~EggNog:ENOG410PI55;~InterPro:IPR017456,IPR027417,IPR029062,IPR017926, IPR004468,IPR033828;~MEROPS:MER0437468;~PFAM:PF07722,PF00117,PF06418;~go_function: GO:0003883 - CTP synthase activity [Evidence IEA];~go_process: GO:0006221 - pyrimidine nucleotide biosynthetic process [Evidence IEA];~go_process: GO:0006241 - CTP biosynthetic process [Evidence IEA]), producing MKYILVSGGVISGVGKGIIASSCGLLLKTLGLTVSSIKVDPYLNIDAGLMSPIEHGEVYVLDDGGEVDLDLGNYERYLNITLSRDQNVTTGKIYQHVIERERRGDYLGKTVQIVPHLTDAIQDWIERVARIPVDNSGREPDVCIVELGGTVGDIESAPFIEAMSQLQRRAGQHNFLQIHVSYTPLIGSEQKTKPTQRAISDVRSAGLRPDLIACRCETPLAESTIQKIANSCQVERDQVVGVHNVSTTYMVPILLESQGFLNTLSRILEVHTIPKHPKLVDYGKAIWQDWQGLATSQDQILGTVTIALVGKYTSLHDSYLSVSKALEHAAMHCKKKLDLLWIDASNLEEGTQETAPAEYYKAWHAVSTANGILVPGGFGTRGTEGMMKAARWARMNNIPYLGVCLGMQLAVVEYAQNVCGMEKASSAEFDETCEQPIVVYMPEVDKTKMGATMRLGKRRTVFQPGTEWSRIRKLYGEKKDIWERHRHRYEVNPEMVETLENAGLHFVGKDETAQRMEIVELKDHKWYVGVQFHPEYLSRVLAPSKTFLGFFAAAAGCLEGITAVFKDRHDLSHQGVEIAPADATAESESA
- the ATP2 gene encoding F1F0 ATP synthase subunit beta (BUSCO:EOG09261T74;~COG:C;~EggNog:ENOG410PIAZ;~InterPro:IPR027417,IPR024034,IPR003593,IPR005722, IPR036121,IPR004100,IPR020003,IPR000194;~PFAM:PF00006,PF02874;~go_component: GO:0045261 - proton-transporting ATP synthase complex, catalytic core F(1) [Evidence IEA];~go_function: GO:0005524 - ATP binding [Evidence IEA];~go_function: GO:0046933 - proton-transporting ATP synthase activity, rotational mechanism [Evidence IEA];~go_process: GO:0015986 - ATP synthesis coupled proton transport [Evidence IEA];~go_process: GO:0046034 - ATP metabolic process [Evidence IEA];~go_process: GO:1902600 - proton transmembrane transport [Evidence IEA]) gives rise to the protein MFKSGLARTFGRAAFARPAPVARRALQPRFPSLARFASTEATQAGKIHQVIGAVVDVKFEGEKLPAILNAIETENNGQKLVLEVAQHMGENVVRTIAMDGTEGLVRGAAARDTGAPITIPVGPGTLGRIVNVTGDPIDERGPVKATTHLPIHAEPPAFTEQSTEAEVLVTGIKVVDLLAPYARGGKIGLFGGAGVGKTVFIQELINNIAKAHGGYSVFCGVGERTREGNDLYHEMQETGVIQLEGDSKVSLVFGQMNEPPGARARVALTGLTIAEYFRDIEGQDVLLFIDNIFRFTQAGSEVSALLGRIPSAVGYQPTLAIDMGIMQERITTTTKGSITSVQAVYVPADDLTDPAPATTFAHLDATTVLSRGISELGIYPAVDPLDSKSRMLDTRIVGEEHYNTASRVQQMLQEYKSLQDIIAILGMDELSEADKLTVERARKLQRFLSQPFTVAQVFTGIEGKLVDLKDTIASFKAIINGEGDDLPEGAFYMVGDFASARAKGEKILAELEGQ